From one Longimicrobium sp. genomic stretch:
- a CDS encoding OsmC family protein — MQNVASNDVVARIGREHYRTEIEVGGKSVVVDEPASLGGGDSGPTPYDMILGSIGACTAMTVRMYADRKGWPLESVTVRLRQARSYEKDCEDCDAQALPGITIERELVMEGALDDEQRERLTQIADRCPVKQALERGVHVQPAQPA, encoded by the coding sequence ATGCAGAACGTGGCGAGCAACGACGTGGTCGCCCGCATCGGGCGGGAGCACTATCGCACGGAGATCGAGGTCGGCGGAAAGAGCGTCGTCGTCGACGAGCCCGCCAGCTTGGGCGGGGGCGATTCCGGCCCGACGCCCTACGACATGATCCTGGGATCCATCGGCGCGTGCACGGCGATGACGGTGCGGATGTACGCCGATCGCAAGGGCTGGCCGCTGGAAAGCGTGACGGTGCGCCTGCGGCAGGCGCGCAGCTACGAAAAGGACTGTGAGGACTGCGATGCGCAGGCGCTTCCCGGCATCACCATCGAACGGGAGCTGGTGATGGAGGGCGCGCTGGACGACGAGCAACGTGAGCGGCTGACGCAGATCGCCGACCGCTGCCCCGTGAAGCAGGCGCTGGAGCGCGGCGTCCACGTTCAACCGGCGCAGCCCGCGTGA
- a CDS encoding aldo/keto reductase gives MADRLDAAASGTFLVGGDIPVDRLGFGAMRITGEGVWGPPKDREECIRVLKRTVEVGVNLIDTADSYGPNVSEELIAEALYPYPRGLLIATKGGFTRSGPGKWTENGHPKHLRAACEGSLRRLRLDTIDLWQLHRIDAAIPAEDQVGTVADLRREGKIRHVGLSEVTVEQIEAARREVPIATVQNRYNVADREWEGVLEHCELHGIGFIPWYPLAVGKLAEEGGPLAEAARRRGVAASQVALAWLLRRSPVMLPIPGTSKVAHLDENVAAAAVELADDEFRRIGEAAGGDEG, from the coding sequence ATGGCGGATCGGCTGGATGCGGCGGCGAGCGGAACGTTCCTGGTGGGCGGCGACATCCCGGTCGACCGGCTGGGCTTCGGCGCCATGCGGATCACGGGGGAGGGCGTCTGGGGCCCACCGAAGGACCGCGAGGAGTGCATTCGCGTGCTGAAGCGAACCGTAGAGGTCGGGGTCAACCTGATCGACACGGCGGATTCCTACGGTCCCAACGTCAGCGAGGAGCTGATCGCCGAGGCGCTGTACCCGTATCCCCGCGGGCTGCTGATCGCCACCAAGGGCGGCTTCACCCGCTCCGGGCCGGGCAAGTGGACCGAGAACGGCCACCCGAAGCACCTGCGGGCCGCGTGCGAGGGAAGCCTGCGGCGGCTGCGCCTGGACACCATCGACCTGTGGCAGCTTCACCGCATCGATGCCGCCATCCCCGCCGAGGACCAGGTGGGCACCGTGGCAGACCTGCGGCGCGAGGGAAAGATCCGCCACGTGGGGCTGTCGGAGGTGACGGTGGAGCAGATCGAGGCCGCGCGGCGCGAGGTGCCCATCGCCACGGTGCAGAACCGCTACAACGTGGCGGACCGCGAGTGGGAGGGCGTGCTGGAGCACTGCGAGCTGCACGGGATCGGGTTCATCCCATGGTACCCGCTGGCGGTCGGCAAGCTGGCGGAAGAGGGCGGACCCCTGGCCGAAGCCGCGCGCCGGCGGGGTGTGGCCGCGTCGCAGGTGGCGCTGGCCTGGCTGCTGCGGCGCTCGCCGGTGATGCTGCCCATCCCGGGTACCTCCAAGGTGGCGCACTTGGATGAGAACGTCGCCGCCGCCGCCGTGGAGCTGGCGGACGACGAGTTCCGCCGCATCGGCGAGGCCGCGGGCGGCGACGAAGGCTGA